Within Telopea speciosissima isolate NSW1024214 ecotype Mountain lineage chromosome 8, Tspe_v1, whole genome shotgun sequence, the genomic segment AGTTGACTCCCTTACTTGGGAAGCCTTACCTAATCAGTTAAACAACACTTAAAATGTGACATAAGGTCCAAATTATGAATTGTTAGGGTCCAGTATCCCTTACTCATATgttaagtttcaaccaaattaAGATTTAGGAAGTAATAGAAAATAAACTTCAAAAATTTAATAGTGGTCAAAGTATTATATGAATTCATGGAGATACAAAAGAATGCATGTATAGAGGTACATGAGAGAGCTTTTAATTGACTTGAATGTTCAAATTTGATGCACAACTAATCTCCTTACAATGTCCTCTCTATCAAATAAATGAAATTACATATTATTTTTCCTTGTGGCACAAAATGGTGGACCATTTAGGAAGCCTCTTTAAAACAAGACTGTAAAAGTAATTTACCCAACTAGTGAtcatcatggtttgaggtattggtatcgtatcgcctGATACGTACCAATTTTGCAAGTGACTGATCCCAATAACGTACTAATACCGTATTAGTGACACTATAAGGACTAGGGGTAAAATGGCtagaaaatctatttttaaaaggaaattCAGGGACAAATTTATCCGATATGACCAATCAATGccgatatcatatcggtttCCAAGTTgaccgatacccattccgataccgtgcactaaaaccatggtgaTCATAGttcaaagaaatttttataTGAAAGATAGATGCAAGTTATTTTAAATTTACCatgtaatttatttatttatttatttctgatgtgtgtgtgtgcgcgaATAAATATGTCCTTGAAATTTTATCATAAGAAAATGTAAGTGTTGTTAATTGTAAAACACGGACCCAGTTTGACTGTGCTGGCGGCCTGGCGCATAGCATATCGATGAGCAGCCAAAGTCATTGTTCACCACAGGGGTAACTCCATGTTGATGAGGCCAATGCTTTTTTGTGGTTGCCTGCAAAATAGTGTTGGTTTGACTAGCCACACATCCAAGCACCAGGACCCAAATGTGGATCAATGAAGTGGGATAAAGAAGTGGGTGCTCCCCCCCCCTTCATTATATCACAActttctctttaaattttaGGTCATTTTGCAACACTTTGACAACTGTTTGATAAATATGTGCAAGCCCATGCATGGTTAACTCCATTAAAGAAAAGAGTCTCAATGCATATGACAATGGTTTGGGACATGCCTTATACCATAAAACTATAACATAGACCAACATTGATGGATCCATGTGAAATAAGGCTCCACAATAAGCTGCAAACAATTGAAGGAAGTGAGTTAAATTGAGTTCAAAGCAAACAAAGTTATAAAAatggttagggtttagggtttcttttATCCATTCTTAAACATGTTCCAAGATTAAAATGCATTTGGAAACCCCAAGAACATTGTTTGGTATATATTCTCGTGCTAGAATCTTGGAATGTTCTACAGAATGAATTTCGTTTGGAACATGATAAAAACAAAGCCCATTTCTGCGTTCTAGTTCTTCACAGCCTTCACGTCGTTGCTGTACAGACTCTCCAACCAAGTGAGCAGATCTGTGCTATTGTATTCTTCATCAATCATGCCGGTTATACCAAACTGTTCTCAGATTCCTTTAGTACATGTGGAGTCTAGCCCTGCACGGTTCATCCCCTTGTGGTTTGTAGGTGAAGCATTTCACTAGATCTGTATTTTCTGTATTTCCCTCACATTCCAACCTAGAGTAGAATTAGTAGACAGATTTGGGGTCTCCGTGTTCTATTTGCACTAGAAGCTAGAACACAACATAACATGGGCTGAGCTCCCAACATCCTTTCAATGGAAGGGGTGTGTGTGTCATACTTTGTTTGTTAAACCCACATTATTCGCCTGATTCTTGCTCCTGACGTAGTAGGCACTAGGCAGTGCGGGACGAGGCTTTTGACGACGATGCAGCAGCTGGTGTCCAGAATAAAGGTGGTCATAGATGGAACCAGAGGACTGTTATTGATCAGACTAATATGACCAACTCTTGCACATGAGGTGTTCATCGAAATGCCTGGACAATCTAaaatcaagaatgcattttagtCAACCATATATCCAAACAATGTTCTCATTCCCAAttaagaatacataccaaacataacctTACATTTTCTGCTTTGGGAGTGGGAATATCATGGGCCGcaggattcttttttttttttttttggtagagtaGGCCTTAGGATTCTGGCATACAGTCAATGGGTTATGAATACATGGCAAACTTGGGTAAATATTTGTTACGGCCTCGTGATATGTAGAATGAAGCTGTGGGTTGAGATGTATACTtctgaaagtgaaaaaaaaaaaaataggaacatCCTAGTGTTGACTGCTGACCACAGTGAAATGGCAAATGCAGTGTAGTTACATAAAGAATCAAAATTGGGGATCAAAGGAGAAAAGCTTTCTCTGTTCATCTGTTGGATTCAATAGCCATCGGCAAAACAGCCATGCTGCCCCCACCACCGATGACAGTGAGAGCATTGCTAGAAAACCAAAATGTGAAACATCATTTGCAATTATAGCCACTCCCAACATTACAAACTCTGCCAGGCTTGCCACTGAAATCTCCGTCGTTCCAATCAGATTTGCCTTGGAAGTTGGGATTCCAGTCTGAAGAATTTGGGCCCCAATAACATCATATGACATGTGGCCCAATCTTGATAATACCTGCAGAAAGGCAAAATACTAGATGATTATGATTGAAAATCAAATCTACTCATGGCTCTAGAAGAGAATGATGAGAGACTCATGTAATGGTAATTACTTGACAATTCATTTTCTTAAGCATGACATCTGAAACTTCAGGTGAATTCATTATTTATCAGAATTGCCATGAAGTGAACTGAATAGAAGAGATACCCAGACTCGAGTGACAGACATTAGATCTAGTCTTCATTTCAAATTGGATATTTAAACTCGATTTAAATACAAGCatacaagaaaaaaatgaggtaaagaaaaattaatagCAGATTCTGTATTTACAGCTTTATCAGGCTTGTAACCAATGTAGAAGTATCCTAGTTATTGGAAACCTCATAAAAATTATCAAGTTTGTCCTCCCCCTCAGAATTTAAGTGCTACCAGGAGTCCAGACTCTAGAAAACCATTCAGTCAGTGGATCAGAATCTTTCAGAAAGGAAAATCAACACGATTGGGAAGTTGACCCacctttctttttccaaaacCAGTCAACAGGATTCTGGCCAACCCCTGTGCTGATCTAGCCTAAAAAAACTTTCAGTTTGACTCCCCCAGGTCCATAAATGGTATAGTCTTTCTATAATGTTCAGTTAAAGACAACATGTTTCCAAGTTACACATGATAAATTCCTACATCATACAACTCTGTCCCAAATATCAAATTTCCCACTAGAATGTAAAAGGTTAAATGAGAGGCTTACAATCAAACATAGGAAGAAAAGTAATGGCattttttgggaaagagaaccaCTCCAGTATACAGCAACAGCCAGAGTGAGCAGTGAAGCCTGGAATATCAACCCAGCTGCTCCAGCCTAACACAATGAAGCCATATCAGGgaaataattgcaaataaaaaaagggactaaaaaaatgaaaatagttaTGTTTTATAGAAAGCAAGGAACCTTCAGAATGCCTAGCCGCTTGACCAGATTTGCTGAAATAAATGTTGCAGCAACGCCCATGAAAGCACATAATCCACTAAACCCACCAATAATTGATGGATTTAAACCTGATAACACTCCACCATAGATTCAGGAATCAGATCATGAATCTCTCATAGAAAccagaagaaacaagaaaggagtCGCAAAAACATCATATAGGATTTTCAAAGCAGATAACATGGTGAGTAGAAAAACCATATTTTCCTGGATCCGACATACACATGTGCATCAAATACCATAAGTGAAGTTCTACTCTGGACTCTGGAGAAGTCCGTAGAACAAAGTCACATTTAACTCTGACCAAGAAACTATTCATGAAACCCATTGAATGGTGATCCCAACACTGTATGATGAATGGTATGGGCAAGACTTAGGGTGGACAAGTATTCCAGTCTCTCGGCCTTTACACAAGGATTCCGCATAACCAAGGTCTCTGATTTGGATGTAAATTGCATTGAAGCTAGCCAGCAAAATTGCAAAGATCAAAAGTCAACAAAGTACCATGCTGTGTTAAGAACGCCGTCATTAATCCTCCAGGAGTAAGGACAACATTGAAATAGAGGAGCACATAAGCCATACTTGCAGGAAGAACGGGCTGCTGCTTGTACTCTGTCCACCCCTTCTTAATTGCATCCATACCAATCTCCACTAATTACAGAAAAGATCGATATCAGAAATAGTACGACCCAATTAACTGGCTCCAAGTTAAATCAGGTAAGCAAAGTGACAAATTCCACCTATATTCCCCATATCAGACAGTGGTTCCCCAGTGAAAGATTTCCCACAAACTTGAGGGCATTTATAACGATCAAGGACACCAGTAGAGAGCTTGTTGGTTAGCCACATGAGAAGGAGCTGCAAGGTGGAATATAAATAAAGCAAGATTGGAAAAAATATTACCATAAAAAGCAATATAAATTTATATTCCAACCAAAAGATGCAGAACGGATAAATTTGAAAACAAATTACCACAACAGGCAGTGCACATATCATTAGGCCAGCAGAAAGCTTCAAGCAGGTAACTGTGTCATACTTAGAAAGAAGCAAACCAAACAGTGATGCACCAACTATCTGTGGCCATTGAGGgagcaaaaataaaatcaaaattgtaTCATTAGGCGAAGTTTACACAAGGAGATCCAACATTGATATTCTAAATCTATTTCATCGCATAGttgaataacaaaaataaaacaatattttGGATACTAGAAAAAATATTTATCATCAGATACTAGAGGAAATCCTACTGAAATTTTAAATAATCATAGAAAGCACTGAGCACCTCACAGAGAAGATCAATTCGACTGATAATAGCATTTGCTTGAGCAAGTGCAATAGGTCTATTTGTACCTGCTAACTGTATTCCACACAAAAGTTTATATTAGGAAGGAAATAAACAACACAGATAAAGACCATTGCTACATAAGGTAATAACACAGCATGAAATTGCCTTACCAGCACAACCCAATCACGCTCCATGGCAACACCCAGGGCCAAGCCAGAAAGCCTCTCAACAGATCCAGCTAACACTAGCAAGACAAACCAAGGTTGTAGAAGCACAGATGAAGCTGAGGAGGGAGGAATACTATGAGCTTGAATTATCATTGCTACAGATACCAACTGAGCAGCTGCCTGACAGGAATGGAGATATCAGATATCAAATGATTCAACTAGGATTCCCATGGTAAGGATAAATTATATAAAATCAAAAAGTTACCTGGATGGAACTCAAAAAGTTATATGTAGGTACTCTAGGAAATTGATCCATAAGATTTCCAACCAAAGGACCCCCAACAAATATTGCAAGCTGTTTACCACGGAGCTTGTTAGGATTTTGACTTCTTTTTACTGCTAATGATACATAATAGTCTTTATATATTTCTACTATATGTGAGCTTAGCAGCATTATTTCATACCTTTGTGAAAAAACCCACAACAGCCACAGGTAGAAGGCTTGGATGAAGCAATGCAACTGCAGCAGGCCAAGCAAAATTCCAGAGCTGCTCCACCAAATTACCCGCTAAGCAACTGGCATATAATGCTGGGGAAAGAAAAACCATCCGGGTCAGTTTTGTGCTCTAACTAAGCACAATATAACCAAACTATTGTAGAGTGTCAAGCAGGCAGAAACATGACCATCATCTTAATGGAACAATGAATATTGAATAGCTAACCATAATCGGACACAAGGAACAATATGAGCAATCCCAGAGCAAGGGAGAAACAGCTATTTATTACCCAATAATGACTACTCTGGATAAGTGGGCTCCACAAAGGCATAAGAAATGCTCTACATTTTTTGGCAATCTAATATTACAAAAACCAATGGTAATGGGAAAAAAGAAAGCAGCCAACCTCTTGCTTGGACGTATAAATAACGGCATGATAATCAAATATGGTAGGAGGAGCAATTTTGTCAAGGATAAGGACTAtgaccaaggtactaaaactcgggtctcggtaccaactcgactcttggaaaaaccgagacaagtcaagatctcgccgagttggtgcattttttttttttcaactcgaagcctcaactttgggtcaacccaagatctcgccgagatatgtcgagttttgtccaattaggtaaagtatttaagtggtaggtgggttaaaataatgggtcgaaaccgacatctaaccgagatccgagatctcgccgagatattgcacttttgagactcgtaggcagtctcgtctcggcttttccaaaaaccgagaaactcggcgagttctcgaactatgactATGACTCGATTATGACTAGTGTGCTAAGATAAGGATTATTACTCAGCCTTATCTAGCTTCCCTTATTCGTAACCGTTGCAATCCTGAATCGTCTCTATAAATAAGAAAGGCCTCTTTCATTCtagacaagccaaatcattctctgaatcttctcttctcaactTCGTTTTAGAACCCAATActtatgattttttttcatCGTCGCAACCGAGGCTTCGGTCTCCCTCACTTGGCCAAGCATGGTTGATTGAATATGTTCTAAAGCATGTTGCGCCACGTTGACCATCACTGACCACCGCCAACCTCCACCATGCTGACCGCCTGTGCTTTGCCAAACCACATGGCCCCTAAGCCATCCGCCTAGGTCCCAGCGACCCCGCCTGGCCCTAGCAGACCCTGCATGGCCCTTGCCTGTGCTTTGTGCCCTCCGCCTAGGCCTTGTGTCCTCTACCAAGGCCCCCTGCAACTATGACTGGCCCCAGTGACTCTGCCAAGGCCCCACCTGGCCTCCTGCGACCTCCGCCTATACCCCAACGACCTGCATGGCTCCAGGCCCAAACACCTCCGCCTGCGACCTTGCGATCCTTGCTAACTCTTGCTAGCCCAGCCAAGGCCCCTACCTGGCCCTTGCACTCTTAGCTGAGGCCCCAGCCTGTCTGCCTAGCCCCTACCAACCCCGCCACAACTCCCTACCAATTCCATCTGGCCTTCCCAGTCACTGCCAACCTCTGCTTGGCTCTTTTGTGTGCTTATAGTAGATATACTTGGACCCTatttgttggattgtatgggccagaataccgtgggcgTATTCTagacattttcttctttttattatgTGGACAGCCATGTTGGCTATGTTAGGGACAATTATGTCCTTGTATTTTTTtactctttattataaatatattgctTGAGGTCTGCcttagactatccaagcattcagctctaTTTCTGATCCTATTAACATTGTATTAGAGCAGGTGTTTTGAATTAGGGCTCCACCTTCCTCTTTCTcgatttcttttttcccttccctttcattCTCGATTCTGCTTTCCTCCCTTttctgtcttcttctccttgttcatcattctcccactagggcagcattgatgaggtgatctacagatctagttgctgccctccattaccTCATTCCCTGCTCAAGACTGCAATCAGTATAACTCATAACCCAATTCAACATgacaggcatttcatcaaggagaagcttgatcAAGGCTCAATCTGTATCCCTTTTGTCAAATCCGAGAATCAGTTAGCTTATGCGTTTACAAAGGGTTTAAGTTGTaaattgtttcatcctattGCAGTAAGTTGGGCATGaaagatatctatgcaccaacttgaggggaagtgttaagGATAAGGATTGTGACTAGATTATGACTAGTGTGCTAGGATAAGGATTATAACTCAGCTTTATCTAGCCTtccttatttgttaccgttgtAATCTTGAATCCTctctataaataaaggctttTGTCATTCTaaacaagccaaatcattctctgAATCTTCTTTTCTCAACTAGTTTTCTACTAAAGATCCAACTAGCAAGAATTTATTGCTATTTGCTAAAATACACAAAGGCTTAAGGGAGCATTAGACAAGCTTAGTAATCGTCTTAACTCAAAAGAGGGGTTCAAAAATGATATCGAGCTCCACTTCTAATCAAAACGGCCGTAGACTTCAAATCATTGAATCAAGTTGATCTTTTTCCGAGCTGCTTAAAACATGGAAACTTGGATTCTGAAATTGATCATGCTGAAGAGGGTACAGCTTGTTACCATATAATCCTGCTGGGTGAGCTGGAGTGGCAGCTAAAGCATTCTGCTCCTCCTCTGATAAAACctagaagaagaacacaaaCACAACAGCTCATGCAGTaactaaaagagaaaatttgacAAACGATAAAAACAGAAATTGGTTGATCATGAAGGAGCATACTGGCAACGTTGTCAATAGTTCATTCATATAGGTCTCTTCAGCCAGTAAATTCAATGATTCAGTCTCAATAATCTCTGATTTGAGACGAACAACAGGGACTGAGCACCCAGATGAGACAGATGAAAATTCATCCTGCCCCTCTTCCTCTGTAGCAACGTGGTTGAAATGTAAATCAGCATTTGTAATGGAACACCTTGAAGTAAAACAGTCCAGCCTGGAGCAAAAGAGTATTGCTGTCAACTATACTAATTTACAAAAATGGATCTAGAATATATGGAAAGCCACATAAATATGGCGGGGATTATGACCCTAAGACTGCTATATTTCAGCCCCCAGCATATTCGGACACATCAACTACATAGCCGGATTTGTTTGCCAGCATGAAACTCCCAGCCAACACCTTTGTATAAGAATTTGGAGTCCCCTGTGAACTCCTCTCATGTTAACTCCAGGAGTACTGATACAGCCAGGTTGTTTTCAGTATTTATAGAAGCAAGATTCCACTATgcctttgaagaactttggGGTCCATAAAACAGAAATCTCGGTCTGAAAATATGAAAACAGCTCTGACAATATGAGCACCATACTACCATAAATATAAGCCGTTCTAGCGCAAATGAGCACGATTTGCTTTGCGAGATAACCCGGGATTTTCACATCGAGTACGTGTGGGCTAACAAATTTCAGTTAGAGTGAACTTAAAATTCTAGCTTCTCGCAATTGATTCACCAAAAAGATTGGTCCACATAAATCATCACTAGAACAGCTATGCACGAGATAAATTGCTATTCAATCAAATAAAGCGAACGACAAAAtgcgagaagaaagagcacAGGAACACACACCTGGTGAAAGAAGCCGCAGAACGATTCAACCATCGGCTAGTGGAGGGGCGACGGCGAATTCGAGGACGAGGTAAGGGAGAAGGAGAATGGCGAAGAAAAATGGCGATGGGAGACGAAGATGGTGAGTGAGAAAAGATAACCAACCCCATGGATGCTTCAAGTACCTAGGCTTGAAGGTCCAATTGCGTTCTTCTTTCCAACTCATGCAGACTTGCAGGAGGAAATAGGCAAGAAGGCTGTAGAACAGTTGACCAAAATTAGGGAATTGAGGATTCTGAGAttcaatgggggggggggttggagaaATGGAAGTTAGGGTTTATCAGTCATGGATTCTGAGACTGATACTTCGATGACGCTTATGCGAATTCGGTGGGTTGTGTTCTCTCCTTATCCGATAATATTTAGAGCTTTTTAAgaactcttctctctcttctctccctcgcAGGTTCCGGGCCGCCTCAGTTAAACACTACCGAGCCGTTTTTTGACTCCCGTGAGTTTTTGGCCGTTGGAAGTTGAAACTTAGAGGGGCTTTGTGGGTCCCCCCCTCAACTCCCCACCCACCACTCACCAAAAGCACGATGTACCGTCCACCGTAGGGGATTATGATGTAGGATGTCAGATTTTTTGCCTCTTAAGCCGTAAGATCGGAATCCAATCTCTAAATCACTCTACAAACACCGTTCGATTTCTTTGCTAGTCTATGTCTTTCTGAACCTTCGCTTGGGTTTGGATGAGGAATTAGGGGTTGGTTTTTTTCAGGTTCTTCTTTCTTGGCCTGATTTATGGGACTCGTTAACGCTACGTGTATATATTTGTGTTGGCCAATAGTTGTCCTGGAAAGGTGTCATCTACATAGGGACCTACTAAatagtagaaaaaaaaagaggagggggATCGCTCTCAGGTTGCATGGTCCTACATTAGCACGGGTCTAATGAAAGTTTtcaataggggtgggattttttcAATTCACAAAGAGTAAGGTGGTCATTTGGTCCCTAAGTCCAGACACAGGAGTACCTAAAATTATCGTCCTACCctctatgaaatcaaaatctcatccatgttaaTGCCCTTATGTGCACTTTCACTGGTCCCCacactggtgcaggggccatgcgACTAGGGActaatctttttcccaaaaaccaaaaaaaacatgCAACTTGTGGTTAGGTCTTAGTGCACGATGACCGATATCTATAGTGATATTGATATGAATCTTTTTGCCCCCTCAAAATACTAAtattgtggtttttttttaaccaatttGCACTCCTCGATTCTAATACCACCAATACAATATTGATAAAGTTTCGGTATCAACCATGCCCGATCCGATCatgatacctaaaaccatgcttAAAAATGCGTATACCATTTGTTGTAGATAGCCCATGTCATTCTTTCttcaatggatttttttattaacacCATTTCATTTTGGGATCTTACCTTTTTGCTCTTTTAGtattacacttttttttttcccaatgaaGATAAATCCTCTAATTTCTCTTGTGTAGTCAAAAAATATGCAAGataatgataattttttataatgacataatgataagtcatttttaaattattttggaaaTCATTTTAATTCTTAACTTAAATAACTTATAGGAATAAGGcaaggggcaattaaaaaaGATGTCATTTGGGTGGGGTGCAAGTTTGACTCTAATGGCCCAAGCCTGCCCTGAGGCTGAACAAGGCTTGGGTTGTGATAccctggccctgagggcggatCAAGGTTTGGAATTTATAATCCTGAGTCAGGGTGGAGCCAAGGTTGAGGCTTCGGGctaagcctggcccggcccagcccgaccctaacTTATTCATCTTCTCCCCAGCATGGCCTAACCCCTACATCTTCTTTCCCCCTTCCAATGGTCAAGTCCAATTAGGGTCGGCCTGGCCTGGCCTTGAGAGCGGTTCAGGGTTAGatttttctagccctgagtcaaggCCAGTCTAGACCTAGGCCCAGATAAGGGAACTCAGGGTTggactggggttttaaaaagctcGGCCCAACCTGACCTTGTTGCAATATATACAGTTTATGCGGTTTCAAgccaataccgataccgattcctggttttttttggttttttggtaagataccgattccttgttttaaaaccctgtTTTTCTCTTGCCTTTTTATC encodes:
- the LOC122671216 gene encoding solute carrier family 40 member 3, chloroplastic isoform X2 — its product is MGLVIFSHSPSSSPIAIFLRHSPSPLPRPRIRRRPSTSRWLNRSAASFTRLDCFTSRCSITNADLHFNHVATEEEGQDEFSSVSSGCSVPVVRLKSEIIETESLNLLAEETYMNELLTTLPVLSEEEQNALAATPAHPAGLYALYASCLAGNLVEQLWNFAWPAAVALLHPSLLPVAVVGFFTKLAIFVGGPLVGNLMDQFPRVPTYNFLSSIQAAAQLVSVAMIIQAHSIPPSSASSVLLQPWFVLLVLAGSVERLSGLALGVAMERDWVVLLAGTNRPIALAQANAIISRIDLLCEIVGASLFGLLLSKYDTVTCLKLSAGLMICALPVVLLLMWLTNKLSTGVLDRYKCPQVCGKSFTGEPLSDMGNIGMDAIKKGWTEYKQQPVLPASMAYVLLYFNVVLTPGGLMTAFLTQHGLNPSIIGGFSGLCAFMGVAATFISANLVKRLGILKAGAAGLIFQASLLTLAVAVYWSGSLSQKMPLLFFLCLIVLSRLGHMSYDVIGAQILQTGIPTSKANLIGTTEISVASLAEFVMLGVAIIANDVSHFGFLAMLSLSSVVGAAWLFCRWLLNPTDEQRKLFSFDPQF
- the LOC122671216 gene encoding solute carrier family 40 member 3, chloroplastic isoform X1; its protein translation is MGLVIFSHSPSSSPIAIFLRHSPSPLPRPRIRRRPSTSRWLNRSAASFTRLDCFTSRCSITNADLHFNHVATEEEGQDEFSSVSSGCSVPVVRLKSEIIETESLNLLAEETYMNELLTTLPVLSEEEQNALAATPAHPAGLYALYASCLAGNLVEQLWNFAWPAAVALLHPSLLPVAVVGFFTKLAIFVGGPLVGNLMDQFPRVPTYNFLSSIQAAAQLVSVAMIIQAHSIPPSSASSVLLQPWFVLLVLAGSVERLSGLALGVAMERDWVVLLAGTNRPIALAQANAIISRIDLLCEIVGASLFGLLLSKYDTVTCLKLSAGLMICALPVVLLLMWLTNKLSTGVLDRYKCPQVCGKSFTGEPLSDMGNIVEIGMDAIKKGWTEYKQQPVLPASMAYVLLYFNVVLTPGGLMTAFLTQHGLNPSIIGGFSGLCAFMGVAATFISANLVKRLGILKAGAAGLIFQASLLTLAVAVYWSGSLSQKMPLLFFLCLIVLSRLGHMSYDVIGAQILQTGIPTSKANLIGTTEISVASLAEFVMLGVAIIANDVSHFGFLAMLSLSSVVGAAWLFCRWLLNPTDEQRKLFSFDPQF